One Littorina saxatilis isolate snail1 linkage group LG10, US_GU_Lsax_2.0, whole genome shotgun sequence DNA window includes the following coding sequences:
- the LOC138978069 gene encoding transcription initiation factor TFIID subunit 10-like encodes MASSDNPNVNISNNTQITTIQGVPSVTQQLQDKSAGVPLSDFVLQLEDYAPTIPDSVTAYYLNRAGFETSDPRIIRLISLAAQKFVSDIANDALQHCKMKASAGQSSKKQGKDKKFTLTMEDLTPAMAEYGINVKKPCYFI; translated from the exons ATGGCGTCCAGTGATAACCCGAATGTGAACATTTCAAATAATACTCAAATAACGACTATTCAGGGAGTTCCATCAGTTACACAACAGCTGCAGGATAAATCAGCTGGCGTACCGCTcagtgattttgttttgcagctTGAAGATTATGCTCCAACC ATTCCAGACTCTGTCACTGCATACTACCTCAACAGAGCTGGGTTTGAAACATCCGACCCAAGAAT TATTCGGCTGATCTCTTTGGCTGCCCAGAAGTTTGTGTCGGACATTGCCAACGATGCTCTGCAGCACTGCAAGATGAAGGCTTCAGCAGGGCAGAGCTCCAAGAAGCAGGGAAAA GACAAAAAGTTTACCTTGACGATGGAAGATTTAACACCAGCGATGGCGGAGTATGGAATCAATGTGAAGAAACCGTGCTACTTCATATAA